In Helianthus annuus cultivar XRQ/B chromosome 3, HanXRQr2.0-SUNRISE, whole genome shotgun sequence, a single window of DNA contains:
- the LOC110928974 gene encoding endoplasmic reticulum-Golgi intermediate compartment protein 3 isoform X1, which translates to MKRVLSRVRNLDVYPKVNEDFYSRTLSGGLITLASSIAIFFLLVSELGLYLQTVTETKLVVDTSRGEKLKINFDITFPAVSCVLLSLDAIDISGEQHLDIKHAVIKERIDNKGNLIQVTTHHHIGNPKMGKPMQKHGGEIQHNETYCGSCYGAELSSDECCNSCDEVREAYRRRGWGVMNPDLFDQCKREGFVQRIKDEEGEGCTMYGSLEVNKMAGNFHFVKSFHLENLHAPHDVKYYKEDGYNISHRINKLSFGDAYPGIINPLDGVHWFQETPNGMYQYFIKVVPTVYTPLRGPVIRSNQFSVTEHYKGPEISQRTPPGVFFYYDHSAIKVNFTETHPSFLHFLTNICAIVGGIFTVAGIVDSFIYHGHKALKKKMEIGKLR; encoded by the exons ATGAAGAGAGTGTTGAGCAGGGTACGGAATCTGGATGTGTATCCGAAAGTGAATGAGGATTTCTACAGCCGTACGCTTTCTGGTGGTCTTATTACCCTTGCTTCCTCTATTGCTATCTTCTTCCTTCTTGTCTCCGAGCTAG GACTATATCTCCAAACAGTTACAGAAACAAAGCTTGTAGTTGATACTTCAAGAGGGGAAAAACTCAAAATAAAT TTTGATATCACATTCCCTGCTGTTTCATGTGTCCTACTCAGTCTTGACGCCATTGATATCAGCGGGGAGCAACATCTCGATATT AAACACGCAGTAATAAAGGAAAGAATTGATAATAAAGGCAATCTGATTCAAGTGACAACGCATCATCATATTGGTAATCCTAAGATGGGAAAGCCGATGCAGAAACATGGCGGTGAGATTCAACACAATGAAACATATTGTGGCTCATGCTATGGTGCCGAGCTC TCATCGGATGAATGTTGTAATTCATGTGATGAGGTTCGTGAAGCGTATCGAAGGAGAGGCTGGGGAGTGATGAATCCTGATTTGTTTGACCAG TGCAAAAGAGAAGGTTTTGTTCAGAGGATTAAAGATGAAGAAGGTGAAGGATGTACAATGTATGGATCTTTAGAGGTCAACAAAATGGCTGGAAATTTTCATTTTGTCAAAAGCTTTCATCTCGAAAATTTGCATGCGCCCCATGATGTTAAATATTATAAAGAGGATGGTTATAAT ATAAGTCACAGGATTAATAAACTGTCGTTTGGGGACGCTTATCCTGGTATTATCAATCCACTTGATGG GGTGCACTGGTTTCAAGAGACTCCAAATGGAATGTATCAGTATTTCATCAAG GTGGTGCCAACTGTGTATACTCCTCTTAGAGGGCCAGTTATTCGGTCAAATCAG TTCTCTGTGACAGAACATTATAAGGGTCCAGAAATCAGTCAACGGACACCTCCTGGAGTCTTCTTTTACTATGATCATTCTGCAATTAAg GTGAATTTCACAGAAACACATCcctccttcttacacttcttgaCCAATATTTGTGCAATAGTTGGAG GCATCTTTACCGTTGCAGGGATTGTAGACTCTTTCATATACCATGGTCATAAGGCCTTGAAGAAAAAAATGGAAATTGGAAAATTACGCTAA
- the LOC110928974 gene encoding endoplasmic reticulum-Golgi intermediate compartment protein 3 isoform X2 has product MKRVLSRVRNLDVYPKVNEDFYSRTLSGGLITLASSIAIFFLLVSELGLYLQTVTETKLVVDTSRGEKLKINFDITFPAVSCVLLSLDAIDISGEQHLDIKHAVIKERIDNKGNLIQVTTHHHIGNPKMGKPMQKHGGEIQHNETYCGSCYGAELSSDECCNSCDEVREAYRRRGWGVMNPDLFDQCKREGFVQRIKDEEGEGCTMYGSLEVNKMAGNFHFVKSFHLENLHAPHDVKYYKEDGYNISHRINKLSFGDAYPGIINPLDGVHWFQETPNGMYQYFIKVVPTVYTPLRGPVIRSNQFSVTEHYKGPEISQRTPPGVFFYYDHSAIKASLPLQGL; this is encoded by the exons ATGAAGAGAGTGTTGAGCAGGGTACGGAATCTGGATGTGTATCCGAAAGTGAATGAGGATTTCTACAGCCGTACGCTTTCTGGTGGTCTTATTACCCTTGCTTCCTCTATTGCTATCTTCTTCCTTCTTGTCTCCGAGCTAG GACTATATCTCCAAACAGTTACAGAAACAAAGCTTGTAGTTGATACTTCAAGAGGGGAAAAACTCAAAATAAAT TTTGATATCACATTCCCTGCTGTTTCATGTGTCCTACTCAGTCTTGACGCCATTGATATCAGCGGGGAGCAACATCTCGATATT AAACACGCAGTAATAAAGGAAAGAATTGATAATAAAGGCAATCTGATTCAAGTGACAACGCATCATCATATTGGTAATCCTAAGATGGGAAAGCCGATGCAGAAACATGGCGGTGAGATTCAACACAATGAAACATATTGTGGCTCATGCTATGGTGCCGAGCTC TCATCGGATGAATGTTGTAATTCATGTGATGAGGTTCGTGAAGCGTATCGAAGGAGAGGCTGGGGAGTGATGAATCCTGATTTGTTTGACCAG TGCAAAAGAGAAGGTTTTGTTCAGAGGATTAAAGATGAAGAAGGTGAAGGATGTACAATGTATGGATCTTTAGAGGTCAACAAAATGGCTGGAAATTTTCATTTTGTCAAAAGCTTTCATCTCGAAAATTTGCATGCGCCCCATGATGTTAAATATTATAAAGAGGATGGTTATAAT ATAAGTCACAGGATTAATAAACTGTCGTTTGGGGACGCTTATCCTGGTATTATCAATCCACTTGATGG GGTGCACTGGTTTCAAGAGACTCCAAATGGAATGTATCAGTATTTCATCAAG GTGGTGCCAACTGTGTATACTCCTCTTAGAGGGCCAGTTATTCGGTCAAATCAG TTCTCTGTGACAGAACATTATAAGGGTCCAGAAATCAGTCAACGGACACCTCCTGGAGTCTTCTTTTACTATGATCATTCTGCAATTAAg GCATCTTTACCGTTGCAGGGATTGTAG